Proteins from a single region of Mumia flava:
- a CDS encoding SRPBCC family protein — protein sequence MTSLIREIIIDAEPDEAWDALRDWYQLHERLVPGFVVDAVPQGRDRVVTFFNGSRVQELFVGADDEARRLSWAVTDGSLGLTHYNASAQAFRHEQSGQTRFVWTADLLPDAVAPAVAQLIEQGLAVIKSTLEKGSLSS from the coding sequence ATGACTTCCCTGATCCGCGAGATCATCATCGACGCCGAACCGGATGAGGCATGGGACGCGCTCCGTGACTGGTATCAGCTCCACGAGCGCCTGGTGCCCGGGTTCGTCGTGGACGCCGTGCCTCAGGGGAGAGACCGCGTGGTCACCTTCTTCAACGGTTCACGGGTCCAGGAGCTGTTCGTCGGGGCGGACGACGAGGCTCGCCGCCTGTCCTGGGCGGTCACCGACGGATCTCTCGGACTCACCCACTACAACGCGTCGGCTCAGGCATTCCGGCACGAGCAGTCTGGACAGACACGGTTCGTCTGGACCGCGGACCTGCTCCCGGACGCTGTCGCGCCCGCGGTTGCTCAGCTGATCGAACAGGGCCTGGCCGTCATCAAGTCCACCTTGGAGAAGGGCTCACTTAGCTCCTGA
- a CDS encoding DoxX family protein, whose protein sequence is MVEPWWPLAALAAVQLVDAALCVRPASFVRDCLTDVRFPERSWWMLPPIKVAAAAGLVLGIWLSPLALLTSGMLVLYFVVAITMHLRARDLGRNLFVNATGMLILSGAVFGFVLTQAG, encoded by the coding sequence ATGGTCGAGCCGTGGTGGCCGCTGGCGGCGCTGGCTGCGGTGCAGCTCGTCGACGCGGCGCTCTGCGTGCGCCCGGCGTCGTTCGTCCGCGACTGCCTGACCGACGTCAGGTTTCCCGAGCGGTCGTGGTGGATGTTGCCGCCGATCAAGGTGGCAGCCGCAGCGGGACTCGTGCTGGGGATCTGGCTGTCGCCGTTGGCGCTCCTGACGAGCGGCATGCTCGTGCTCTACTTCGTCGTCGCGATCACGATGCACCTGCGCGCCCGGGACCTGGGACGCAACCTGTTCGTCAACGCCACCGGCATGCTGATCCTCAGCGGCGCCGTCTTCGGCTTCGTCCTCACCCAGGCGGGGTAG
- a CDS encoding GNAT family N-acetyltransferase gives MIRTYAPADHAALVDLFARAGQDSPSGELWRHLPSERMVYLDPYIDRCPDTLFLAEVDGELVGYLTGCPDGSLLPSEDDLLTQAITRHRVMLKPRSIPFFARSLVDLGAAKLRGRQVASGEFVNPDFPGHLHINLVPQARGTGVARQLMSAWQDWLAREGIPGCYLQTLVENTRAVRFFERSGFVAHGSTPLVPGVRYEGRPVHQQTMVWRPPEAA, from the coding sequence ATGATCAGGACCTACGCACCCGCCGACCACGCCGCGCTCGTCGACCTGTTCGCACGTGCGGGTCAGGACTCCCCGAGCGGGGAGCTCTGGAGACACCTGCCCTCGGAGCGCATGGTCTACCTCGACCCGTACATCGACCGCTGCCCCGACACTCTGTTCCTGGCCGAGGTCGACGGTGAGCTGGTCGGATACCTGACGGGGTGTCCGGACGGTTCGCTGCTTCCGTCCGAGGACGACCTGCTGACCCAGGCCATCACACGCCACCGGGTGATGCTCAAGCCGCGGTCGATCCCGTTCTTCGCAAGAAGCCTCGTCGACCTGGGCGCGGCCAAGCTGCGGGGAAGACAGGTCGCCTCCGGTGAGTTCGTGAACCCGGACTTCCCCGGCCACCTGCACATCAACCTCGTCCCGCAGGCACGCGGCACCGGCGTCGCACGGCAGCTGATGTCCGCGTGGCAGGACTGGCTCGCTCGCGAGGGCATCCCTGGCTGCTACCTGCAGACGTTGGTCGAGAACACCCGTGCCGTCCGGTTCTTCGAGCGGAGCGGCTTCGTCGCCCACGGGTCGACGCCCCTGGTTCCCGGTGTCCGGTACGAGGGTCGGCCGGTGCACCAGCAGACGATGGTCTGGCGACCGCCGGAGGCAGCCTGA
- a CDS encoding ArsR/SmtB family transcription factor produces the protein MDALLQALADPSRRTVLGILRDHEASAGELAEALPIARPGVSRHLRVLREAGLVDVEQDAQRRIYRLRPEAFVELDTWLADYRALWQNRFDALHTEVARGKKAGR, from the coding sequence ATGGACGCTCTCCTGCAGGCGCTGGCGGACCCCAGCCGACGCACCGTGCTCGGGATCCTCCGCGACCACGAGGCCTCCGCCGGCGAGCTCGCGGAGGCCCTGCCGATCGCGCGTCCCGGCGTGTCACGACACCTGCGCGTCCTCCGGGAGGCCGGCCTCGTGGACGTCGAGCAGGACGCCCAGCGCAGGATCTACCGCCTGCGCCCGGAGGCGTTCGTCGAGCTCGACACCTGGCTCGCCGACTACCGAGCCCTCTGGCAGAACCGTTTTGACGCCCTGCACACCGAGGTCGCACGAGGAAAGAAGGCCGGACGATGA
- a CDS encoding dihydrofolate reductase family protein: protein MRDLVAIEFLTVDGVMQGLGSPDEDTDGGFTHGGWGAPYADAIHEAVTADGLTETTGYLFGRRTYEKMAAFWPSQPDENPMARQLNETPKFVATRTLTDLSWDGARVLDGDLGVAVHKLKEDGTGEIATLGSGVLVHELMLLGLVDRFRLFIHPLLLGTGKRLFRELPSPRSLALRSYGTTSRGTVMVEYDVLRDDDPS, encoded by the coding sequence ATGAGAGATCTTGTTGCGATCGAGTTCCTGACCGTCGACGGTGTGATGCAGGGCTTGGGCTCACCCGACGAGGACACCGACGGAGGCTTCACGCACGGCGGGTGGGGTGCGCCGTACGCCGATGCCATCCACGAGGCGGTGACGGCCGACGGCCTCACGGAGACCACGGGGTACCTGTTCGGGCGTCGCACCTACGAGAAGATGGCCGCCTTCTGGCCGTCCCAGCCCGACGAGAATCCCATGGCTCGGCAGCTGAACGAGACTCCCAAGTTCGTGGCGACCCGTACCCTGACGGACCTCTCCTGGGACGGGGCTCGTGTCCTCGACGGAGACCTCGGCGTGGCGGTCCACAAGCTCAAGGAGGACGGTACGGGGGAGATCGCGACGCTGGGGAGCGGTGTGCTCGTGCACGAGCTCATGCTGCTCGGTCTGGTCGACCGGTTCCGGCTCTTCATCCATCCGCTGCTCCTGGGCACGGGCAAGCGGTTGTTCCGAGAGCTTCCGTCCCCTCGCTCGCTCGCGCTCAGGTCGTACGGAACGACCAGCCGGGGCACCGTGATGGTCGAGTACGACGTCCTGCGCGACGACGACCCTTCGTGA
- a CDS encoding helix-turn-helix transcriptional regulator translates to MVDGHRIELVRHHAPAALGGLVAGIVGMSERAPGVVRRRQPAGSLVPLVFSFGSRLRVDALAGDGRADREYGSFLAGFSTGPASTSFERSQDCVQVYLTPLGVERILGIPGMQAARSVLDLDDIDPALGGSTSDRLHAATTWRHRFDIVETLLLDRASRTADPPGWLPWMWGQIHASGGQARIADLVSATGWSHRHVTSRFAEHVGVTPKQASSVVRFERASLDLGRLPLAEIAARHGYSDQSHFTRDAGRFAGETPQEHAAAQRPTAVTALGATY, encoded by the coding sequence ATGGTCGACGGCCACCGCATCGAGCTCGTTCGCCACCACGCGCCCGCGGCCCTCGGCGGGCTCGTCGCCGGGATCGTGGGTATGTCCGAGCGTGCCCCGGGCGTCGTCCGTCGACGCCAGCCGGCCGGGAGCCTGGTGCCGCTGGTCTTCTCCTTCGGGAGCCGGCTCCGTGTCGATGCGCTCGCCGGAGACGGGCGGGCCGACCGCGAGTACGGGTCGTTCCTCGCCGGGTTCTCCACGGGCCCCGCGAGCACATCCTTCGAACGGAGCCAGGACTGCGTGCAGGTCTACCTGACGCCGCTCGGCGTGGAGCGCATCCTGGGGATCCCCGGGATGCAGGCGGCTCGCAGCGTGCTCGACCTCGACGACATCGATCCGGCTCTCGGCGGTTCGACCAGCGACCGGCTGCACGCCGCGACGACGTGGCGGCATCGGTTCGACATCGTCGAGACCCTGCTGCTGGACCGGGCGTCCCGCACGGCCGACCCGCCGGGGTGGCTCCCCTGGATGTGGGGCCAGATCCACGCCAGCGGCGGGCAGGCAAGGATCGCCGACCTCGTCTCGGCGACGGGGTGGAGCCACCGGCACGTCACGTCACGGTTCGCGGAGCACGTCGGGGTGACGCCCAAGCAGGCCAGCAGCGTCGTCCGCTTCGAGCGCGCGAGCCTCGACCTCGGCAGGCTGCCCCTGGCCGAGATCGCAGCACGGCACGGGTACTCCGACCAGAGCCACTTCACGCGGGACGCCGGGCGCTTCGCCGGGGAGACGCCGCAGGAGCATGCCGCGGCCCAGCGCCCCACTGCGGTGACGGCTCTCGGCGCGACGTACTGA
- a CDS encoding VOC family protein, whose protein sequence is MPYTSIYPVLMTEDVTTTAAFYREHFGFETVFETDWYVSLRRDRWELAVLEASHPTIPAAGRPAAGILINLEVDDADAEYERLVTSGPLEPLLPLRSEDFGQRHFIVAGPDGVLVDVITPIEPTGEYAGEGTGLPAGHDRSSST, encoded by the coding sequence GTGCCGTACACGAGCATCTACCCGGTGCTGATGACCGAGGACGTCACCACCACCGCCGCCTTCTACCGGGAGCACTTCGGCTTCGAGACGGTCTTCGAGACCGACTGGTACGTCAGCCTCCGGCGCGACCGCTGGGAGCTGGCCGTCCTCGAGGCGAGCCACCCCACGATCCCCGCAGCGGGGCGCCCCGCCGCCGGCATCCTGATCAACCTCGAGGTCGACGACGCGGACGCCGAGTACGAGCGGCTGGTCACGAGCGGCCCCCTCGAGCCTCTCCTGCCGTTGCGCTCGGAGGACTTCGGTCAGCGCCACTTCATCGTGGCCGGACCCGACGGCGTCCTCGTCGACGTGATCACCCCGATCGAGCCCACCGGCGAGTACGCCGGGGAGGGCACGGGACTCCCTGCCGGTCACGACCGCTCGTCGTCGACGTAG
- a CDS encoding AraC family transcriptional regulator has protein sequence MDVLSDVLLSVRLTGAVFFDVDARSPFVTQSPSVASLHREVLPGAEHVIAFHVVTEGTCWAEIVAPGEAPVALKAGDMVAFPGGDANVMASAPGMRGAPDPSLYQRPPDRTLPFPLRMSRRSTADRTRFVCGFLGCDSRPFNPLLDSLPRIVHSPVSSQSRQWVAGLIDAAVQTSDREAGAGREALLAKLAELMFVEALRSHLAQLGEDERGWLAGVRQPQVGEALRLIHGRPADPWTLERLAHEVGMSRSSFADQFTTYVRIPPMRYLSRWRLQIAARLLKSGTVTVAQAATAVGYQSEASFNRAFKREVGSAPGEWRRRRPYVDDERS, from the coding sequence ATGGACGTGCTTTCCGACGTGCTCCTGTCGGTGCGACTGACGGGCGCCGTGTTCTTCGACGTCGATGCCAGGTCACCGTTCGTCACCCAGTCGCCCAGCGTCGCCTCGCTGCACCGCGAGGTCCTCCCGGGCGCGGAGCACGTGATCGCGTTCCACGTGGTGACCGAGGGCACCTGCTGGGCGGAGATCGTCGCACCCGGCGAGGCGCCCGTGGCCCTGAAGGCGGGCGACATGGTCGCGTTCCCGGGTGGCGACGCGAACGTCATGGCCTCCGCCCCGGGGATGCGGGGCGCCCCCGACCCGTCGCTCTACCAGCGCCCTCCCGACCGGACGCTGCCGTTCCCCCTCCGCATGAGCCGGAGGTCCACCGCGGATCGAACGCGGTTCGTGTGCGGCTTCCTGGGGTGCGACAGCCGACCGTTCAACCCGCTGCTCGACTCGCTCCCCCGCATCGTCCACTCGCCCGTGTCCTCGCAGAGCCGCCAGTGGGTCGCCGGCCTGATCGACGCGGCCGTGCAGACCAGTGATCGTGAGGCCGGCGCAGGCCGGGAGGCGTTGCTCGCCAAGCTTGCGGAGCTGATGTTCGTCGAGGCCCTCCGCAGCCACCTGGCGCAGCTCGGGGAGGACGAGCGCGGCTGGCTCGCGGGGGTGCGTCAACCGCAGGTCGGCGAGGCGCTCCGTCTCATCCACGGACGACCCGCCGATCCGTGGACCCTCGAGCGTCTCGCCCACGAGGTCGGCATGTCGAGATCGTCGTTCGCCGACCAGTTCACCACCTACGTCCGGATCCCGCCGATGCGGTATCTCTCCCGGTGGCGGCTGCAGATCGCCGCCCGGCTGCTGAAGTCCGGCACCGTCACCGTGGCGCAGGCAGCCACGGCCGTGGGTTACCAGTCCGAAGCGTCGTTCAACCGAGCCTTCAAGCGGGAGGTCGGCAGCGCCCCGGGCGAGTGGCGCCGACGCCGCCCCTACGTCGACGACGAGCGGTCGTGA
- a CDS encoding class I SAM-dependent methyltransferase produces MPDAWRSDTRDSYDADALGYAEQVRGLLDRMPYLRASLAVFAEAVRDAGGGPVADVGCGPGYVTRHLQDAGVDAFGIDLSPEMVAIAQRDHPGLRFEVGDMTDLDLADHSVAGVVAFWSVIHVPDHAVPGVFAEFHRVLRPGSPVLVGFHVGDGTEHTAEGYTGAHISVDTHRRQPSRVMDWLRQAGFAIQAELVLRPDDDVPGAVILASSAT; encoded by the coding sequence ATGCCCGATGCGTGGCGGTCCGACACCCGTGACTCCTACGACGCCGACGCCCTCGGCTACGCCGAGCAGGTCCGCGGCCTCCTCGATCGGATGCCTTACCTGCGCGCGAGCCTGGCCGTCTTCGCCGAGGCCGTTCGCGACGCGGGTGGGGGACCGGTCGCCGACGTCGGTTGCGGACCCGGGTACGTCACCCGGCATCTGCAGGACGCGGGAGTCGACGCGTTCGGGATCGATCTCTCGCCGGAGATGGTCGCGATCGCCCAGCGGGACCATCCCGGGCTCCGCTTCGAGGTCGGGGACATGACCGACCTCGATCTCGCCGATCATTCGGTCGCCGGTGTCGTCGCGTTCTGGTCCGTCATCCACGTGCCTGATCACGCGGTGCCCGGTGTGTTCGCCGAGTTCCACCGGGTGCTGCGACCCGGCAGTCCCGTGCTCGTCGGCTTCCATGTCGGGGACGGCACGGAGCACACCGCGGAGGGCTACACCGGAGCGCACATCAGCGTGGACACCCATCGCCGTCAGCCGAGCCGGGTGATGGACTGGCTCCGGCAGGCTGGATTCGCGATCCAGGCCGAACTCGTCCTACGGCCGGACGACGACGTCCCCGGCGCGGTGATCCTCGCGAGCAGCGCCACGTGA
- a CDS encoding MerR family transcriptional regulator, with the protein MSEPVVSIGEFSRLTYLSIKTLRHYHDVGLLEPAAVDPSSGYRRYSLEQVSQAHLIRRLRDLEMPVPEVRTVLAASDADARDRAIRTHLARMEAQLASTRAVVASLRDLLAPLPALDVTFVDLPAQPVLVVRDVVEAHASARWYDDARLRLEATLDQSRLTATGPYGATWAHAFFENERGEVAAFAPVAFGGGLPARRSDPGVRLEELPAGRFATADHIGSLDDFDRTYGALGSHAIRHAAPLADPIREHYLHDRTEVQWPVRTQ; encoded by the coding sequence ATGAGCGAACCCGTGGTGTCCATCGGAGAGTTCTCCCGGCTCACCTATCTCAGCATCAAGACGCTGCGCCACTACCACGACGTGGGGCTGCTCGAGCCGGCCGCGGTCGACCCGAGTTCCGGGTACCGCCGCTATTCGCTCGAGCAGGTATCACAAGCCCATCTCATCCGCCGGCTGCGCGACCTCGAGATGCCGGTCCCCGAGGTACGCACCGTCCTCGCGGCCTCCGACGCAGACGCTCGTGACCGTGCCATCAGGACCCATCTCGCCCGAATGGAGGCCCAACTCGCTAGTACACGAGCCGTCGTCGCGTCGCTGCGCGACCTGCTTGCGCCCCTGCCCGCCCTCGACGTGACCTTCGTCGATCTTCCGGCCCAGCCGGTGCTCGTCGTCCGGGACGTCGTCGAGGCACACGCCAGCGCTCGGTGGTACGACGACGCCCGGCTTCGCCTGGAGGCGACGCTGGACCAATCCCGGCTGACCGCGACTGGTCCGTACGGCGCGACCTGGGCGCACGCGTTCTTCGAGAACGAGCGCGGCGAGGTAGCGGCCTTCGCCCCCGTCGCCTTCGGGGGCGGACTCCCGGCCCGACGCAGCGACCCGGGCGTACGACTCGAGGAGCTGCCAGCCGGGCGCTTCGCGACGGCCGACCACATCGGGAGCCTCGACGACTTCGACCGTACCTACGGCGCACTGGGCAGTCATGCCATCCGGCACGCTGCGCCGCTCGCCGATCCCATCCGCGAGCACTACCTTCACGACCGCACCGAGGTCCAGTGGCCCGTTCGAACGCAGTGA
- a CDS encoding TetR/AcrR family transcriptional regulator, with translation MPRRTKAESEATASTVLTAARDLFAADGYADVGLEQVAAAAGVTRGAVYHHYGSKQRLFAAVLERAHSDVAGAVADSAERARTASGDAWDGFEAGCRAFLEVSSSAPTRRILLIDGPAVVGWDAWREYDAAASGRSLEQGLRELAELDRLATVPRAATAALLSGAMNEAALWIASRPAPRRRQALEEAWSTLRVLLTGLRAGPR, from the coding sequence GTGCCGCGGAGGACGAAGGCCGAGAGCGAGGCCACGGCGTCGACGGTGCTCACCGCCGCACGGGACCTGTTCGCCGCCGACGGCTACGCCGACGTCGGCCTGGAGCAGGTGGCCGCCGCCGCCGGGGTGACCCGGGGCGCGGTCTACCACCACTACGGCAGCAAGCAGCGCCTCTTCGCCGCCGTGCTCGAGCGGGCGCACTCCGACGTCGCCGGCGCGGTGGCCGACTCGGCCGAGCGGGCGCGGACAGCGAGCGGCGATGCGTGGGATGGCTTCGAGGCAGGGTGTCGCGCGTTCCTGGAGGTCAGCTCGTCCGCGCCCACACGGCGCATCCTGCTGATCGACGGACCGGCCGTCGTCGGCTGGGACGCGTGGCGGGAGTACGACGCGGCGGCCTCCGGCCGCTCTCTCGAGCAGGGCCTGCGCGAGCTCGCCGAGCTGGATCGACTGGCCACCGTCCCCCGTGCAGCGACGGCGGCGCTCCTGTCGGGAGCCATGAACGAGGCGGCGCTGTGGATCGCCTCCCGCCCGGCGCCACGGCGGCGCCAGGCGCTCGAGGAGGCCTGGTCGACGCTCCGCGTCCTGCTCACCGGGCTGCGCGCAGGACCGCGCTGA
- a CDS encoding FAD-binding oxidoreductase has translation MTVQTASSLGQRVRGRVVDRDDPAYDEARALYNAMIDKHPRLIAQCLDAADVAACVDYARETGLEVAVRGGGHNGPGLGSVDDGLVIDLTRMRGVRVDVEHGTVRVAAGCTTGDVDHATHAYGLAVPFGIVSTTGVGGLTLGGGIGYLSRQHGLTIDNLLEADVVLADGRLVTASPTSHADLFWGLRGGGGNFGVVTSFLFQAHPVGQVFAGPVFWGHEHTEQVMRAYREFLAQAPEELGSFVGIKRVPAVDPFPAEHHGDLACAVVSCFNGPADRGGEVMGRLLDALPEPMFDWMDEMPFPAVQQLFDPLIPPGLQWYWRGEYVHELTDAAIQEHVVQSRDMVGALSMVHLYPIDGAVHRVGPTETAWNERAARWAMVVVAVDADPALAPELSAWARRYWAAIHEHTQSGGYVNFMMGDGDEERLAASYGDNYARLVALKGKYDPANFFHVNQNVAARRAS, from the coding sequence ATGACCGTACAGACCGCGAGCAGCCTGGGCCAACGGGTCCGGGGGAGGGTCGTCGATCGCGACGACCCCGCGTACGACGAGGCACGGGCGCTCTACAACGCCATGATCGACAAGCATCCCCGACTGATCGCGCAGTGCCTCGACGCCGCCGACGTGGCCGCGTGCGTCGACTACGCACGGGAGACGGGGCTGGAGGTCGCCGTACGCGGCGGCGGTCACAACGGGCCCGGCCTCGGCAGCGTCGACGACGGGCTGGTCATCGATCTGACGCGGATGCGCGGCGTGCGGGTCGACGTCGAGCACGGGACCGTCCGCGTGGCAGCAGGCTGCACGACGGGAGACGTCGACCATGCGACGCACGCGTACGGCCTGGCGGTGCCGTTCGGCATCGTCTCGACGACCGGCGTCGGAGGGCTGACGCTCGGGGGCGGGATCGGGTACCTGTCGCGTCAGCACGGGCTGACGATCGACAACCTGCTCGAGGCGGACGTGGTGCTGGCCGACGGTCGCCTCGTCACGGCGAGCCCGACCAGCCATGCCGACCTGTTCTGGGGTCTGCGGGGTGGTGGCGGCAACTTCGGTGTCGTCACGAGCTTCCTGTTCCAGGCCCACCCGGTCGGCCAGGTCTTCGCGGGTCCGGTCTTCTGGGGCCACGAGCACACGGAGCAGGTCATGCGCGCGTACCGGGAGTTCCTCGCGCAGGCGCCCGAGGAGCTCGGCAGCTTCGTGGGCATCAAGCGGGTCCCGGCCGTCGACCCGTTCCCGGCAGAGCACCACGGCGACCTCGCCTGCGCGGTCGTCTCCTGCTTCAACGGCCCGGCCGACCGGGGAGGCGAGGTCATGGGGCGCCTGCTCGACGCGCTGCCGGAGCCGATGTTCGACTGGATGGACGAGATGCCGTTCCCGGCCGTCCAGCAGCTCTTCGATCCGCTGATCCCGCCGGGGCTGCAGTGGTACTGGCGTGGCGAGTACGTGCACGAGCTCACCGATGCCGCCATCCAGGAGCACGTCGTCCAGAGCCGGGACATGGTGGGCGCACTCTCGATGGTGCACCTCTACCCCATCGACGGCGCCGTCCACCGGGTCGGCCCGACCGAGACGGCGTGGAACGAGCGCGCGGCCAGGTGGGCGATGGTCGTCGTCGCGGTCGACGCCGACCCCGCCCTCGCCCCCGAGCTGAGCGCCTGGGCGAGACGCTACTGGGCCGCCATCCACGAGCACACGCAGAGCGGTGGGTACGTGAACTTCATGATGGGCGACGGTGACGAGGAGCGCCTCGCCGCGAGCTACGGCGACAACTACGCACGACTGGTTGCGTTGAAGGGCAAGTACGACCCGGCCAACTTCTTCCACGTCAATCAGAACGTCGCGGCGAGGAGAGCCTCATGA
- a CDS encoding alpha/beta fold hydrolase yields the protein MRVHFVRAEPASEAPPDAPVHVLVPPMTGSASMWMDLVPPLRQLGAVVSVDMPGSIAGGTDDPYRHGPRPELDARFVRAFVRHLGHEKVVLHGWSMGGLVAALAAGLMPEQVRAVVLVAPALPWRRTSRGEALGWHTVGRLAVVAVPPAARILCRLAGPRLLDTKRTAVGGAGTPTSGVDRITGSDLSRISRAQIDLWIDSLDAARAHPERLAPAAAAFASTTRAMFVAQKSTNQALDDVRVPVLVVWGTADQLIDPPSLRMHARRPGWTARPIEDVGHLLPLEAPAVYVHEVSAWLAG from the coding sequence GTGCGCGTGCACTTCGTTCGCGCCGAGCCCGCGTCGGAGGCACCGCCCGACGCGCCGGTCCACGTGCTCGTCCCCCCGATGACCGGGAGCGCGAGCATGTGGATGGACTTGGTTCCTCCCCTGCGGCAGCTCGGTGCCGTCGTCTCCGTCGACATGCCAGGTTCGATCGCCGGCGGTACGGACGATCCGTACCGGCACGGACCGCGCCCCGAGCTCGACGCGCGTTTCGTGAGGGCGTTCGTCCGGCACCTCGGCCACGAGAAGGTCGTCCTCCACGGGTGGTCCATGGGCGGACTGGTGGCAGCGCTCGCCGCCGGGCTGATGCCCGAGCAGGTTCGAGCCGTGGTGCTGGTGGCTCCGGCGCTCCCGTGGCGTCGGACGTCACGAGGCGAAGCGCTCGGGTGGCACACGGTCGGCCGCCTCGCCGTCGTGGCAGTCCCGCCTGCGGCACGGATCCTGTGTCGACTGGCCGGCCCGCGACTCCTGGACACCAAGCGGACCGCCGTCGGGGGCGCAGGCACCCCCACTTCGGGCGTGGACCGGATCACCGGGAGCGACCTCAGCCGCATCTCACGTGCACAGATCGACCTGTGGATCGACAGCCTCGACGCGGCCCGCGCTCATCCAGAGCGGCTTGCCCCAGCAGCCGCGGCCTTCGCGTCGACAACCCGAGCCATGTTCGTCGCGCAGAAGTCGACGAACCAGGCACTCGATGACGTGCGGGTGCCGGTGCTCGTGGTCTGGGGAACGGCCGACCAGCTGATCGACCCGCCGTCACTCAGGATGCATGCCAGGCGCCCGGGCTGGACGGCCCGACCCATCGAGGACGTCGGCCACCTGCTGCCCCTCGAGGCACCTGCGGTCTACGTGCACGAGGTGTCCGCCTGGCTCGCCGGGTAA
- a CDS encoding SRPBCC domain-containing protein yields the protein MTTIGTMRALDATRGAVRMEEVFDTDVEDLWDACTTPERLARWIARVSGDLRVGGTVELTFTSTWTGPARIDLCEAPHHLLVTTRPDTAEENQIEAWLTPEGDETRLVVEERGLPVADLFIHGAGWQVHIEDLGRALALGRSAHPDGWTPDRPAGAWHDRWVELSTTYQERGLES from the coding sequence ATGACGACGATCGGGACGATGCGCGCGCTCGACGCGACGCGCGGAGCCGTACGGATGGAGGAGGTCTTCGACACCGACGTCGAGGACCTGTGGGACGCGTGCACCACGCCGGAGCGGCTCGCCCGGTGGATCGCTCGGGTCTCCGGCGACCTGCGGGTCGGTGGGACCGTCGAGCTGACCTTCACGAGCACGTGGACGGGGCCTGCCCGGATCGACCTCTGCGAGGCGCCCCATCACCTGCTGGTGACGACGCGCCCCGACACCGCCGAGGAGAACCAGATCGAGGCCTGGCTCACCCCCGAGGGCGACGAGACGCGGCTGGTCGTCGAGGAGCGCGGCCTGCCGGTCGCCGACCTCTTCATCCACGGCGCCGGCTGGCAGGTCCACATCGAGGACCTCGGCCGCGCGCTCGCGCTGGGCCGCTCCGCCCACCCGGACGGCTGGACGCCGGACCGTCCCGCCGGTGCTTGGCACGACCGCTGGGTCGAGCTCAGCACGACCTATCAAGAGAGGGGGCTCGAGTCATGA
- a CDS encoding DUF1772 domain-containing protein: MTTVLGTTAVAATVTTGLVAGLLVVFAHAVMPGLGTLGDRAYLTAFQRIDAAIGNPWMMLAFLGSPVLVVAALAVDLGGDRVASPWLVAALVLIVVTIAITVVVHLPINALAQEAAPAFADASDLRARFETRWVPWNTVRAVTSTASLTALCGALLAIGRAAG, encoded by the coding sequence ATGACCACAGTCCTCGGAACCACCGCCGTCGCGGCCACCGTCACCACCGGTCTCGTCGCCGGGCTCCTCGTCGTCTTCGCCCACGCCGTGATGCCCGGGCTCGGCACCCTCGGCGACCGCGCGTACCTGACGGCCTTCCAGCGGATCGACGCCGCCATCGGCAACCCGTGGATGATGCTCGCGTTCCTGGGAAGCCCGGTGCTGGTGGTCGCGGCGCTGGCTGTCGACCTCGGCGGGGACCGGGTCGCGTCGCCGTGGCTGGTCGCCGCCCTGGTGCTGATCGTCGTGACGATCGCGATCACCGTCGTGGTGCACCTGCCGATCAACGCGCTGGCCCAGGAAGCCGCACCCGCCTTCGCCGACGCCTCTGACCTGCGTGCGCGGTTCGAGACCCGCTGGGTCCCGTGGAACACCGTCCGTGCCGTCACCTCGACGGCCTCCCTCACCGCGTTGTGCGGCGCCCTCCTCGCCATCGGGAGGGCGGCGGGCTGA